Proteins from a single region of Candidatus Polarisedimenticolia bacterium:
- the dprA gene encoding DNA-processing protein DprA, producing the protein MGKNTVSWVALNLALCPNVLVLRSLLDRFGSPEAILAATEEDLGSIGGVSRRLIRRLKDPLLARAAGKELRRAERLQARILIRDDPGYPGILAQLPDPPPLLYVRGDLQDSDDPAIAVVGSRRATTYGVEMARSLAAEIASAGVTVVSGLARGIDEAAHRGALEAGGRTLAFLGSGIDRIYPRESAPLAASISLSGAVLSEFPLGTPPLPGNFPVRNRLISGVSRGTLVVEAAPRSGSLITARLALEQGREVFAVPGRVTGEKAIGPNSLIQQGAKLVMRGRDVLEEIPGVALPAESSGPEPASEEAHGEEKAIFGALPEGEAVALDDLAAAVGTETGSLLAALLKLEMEGKVRQLPGGRYLRKIRRGIVG; encoded by the coding sequence TTGGGGAAGAACACGGTTTCATGGGTCGCGCTGAACCTGGCGCTGTGCCCGAACGTCCTGGTCCTGCGCAGCCTGCTGGATCGCTTCGGATCTCCGGAGGCGATCCTGGCCGCGACCGAGGAAGACCTCGGCAGCATCGGCGGCGTGAGCAGGCGGCTGATCCGGCGATTGAAGGATCCTCTTCTAGCGCGCGCCGCCGGGAAGGAGCTGCGCCGCGCCGAGCGCTTGCAGGCGAGGATCCTCATCCGGGACGATCCCGGCTATCCCGGGATTCTCGCCCAGCTCCCGGATCCTCCACCGCTCCTCTATGTGAGGGGCGACCTCCAGGACTCGGACGATCCCGCGATCGCGGTGGTGGGCTCGCGCCGCGCCACCACGTATGGAGTGGAGATGGCGCGCTCGCTCGCCGCGGAGATCGCGTCGGCGGGCGTCACGGTAGTGAGCGGCCTGGCGCGCGGCATCGACGAGGCGGCGCATCGCGGCGCGCTGGAAGCGGGAGGACGCACGCTGGCCTTCCTGGGCTCGGGAATCGATCGGATCTACCCGCGCGAGAGCGCCCCGCTGGCCGCCAGCATCTCCTTGAGCGGCGCGGTGTTAAGCGAGTTCCCGCTGGGCACGCCGCCGCTGCCCGGGAACTTTCCGGTGCGCAATCGGTTGATCAGCGGCGTGTCGAGAGGTACGTTGGTGGTCGAAGCGGCGCCGCGCAGCGGATCGCTCATTACGGCGCGCTTGGCGCTGGAGCAGGGACGGGAAGTTTTCGCGGTCCCTGGACGGGTCACGGGAGAGAAGGCGATCGGGCCCAACTCGCTGATTCAACAGGGCGCCAAGCTGGTGATGCGGGGCCGCGACGTGCTCGAGGAGATCCCCGGGGTGGCCCTGCCGGCCGAATCCTCGGGCCCGGAACCAGCATCGGAAGAGGCGCACGGGGAGGAAAAGGCGATCTTCGGGGCCCTTCCTGAAGGCGAGGCGGTCGCGCTGGATGATCTGGCGGCGGCGGTCGGGACGGAGACGGGGTCGCTGCTCGCGGCGCTGTTGAAGCTGGAGATGGAAGGAAAAGTCCGGCAGCTGCCGGGCGGACGCTACCTTCGAAAAATCAGGAGAGGAATCGTTGGCTAA